The Bosea sp. 685 DNA window GTTTTTTTCGGGATCGTAGGTGTAGTTCGGATTCCTTGCCACCCTCTCGACCGTGTATTCGCCCGTAGGAGACGGGGTGTTCTCGCTGCCGATGGTGGCCGGATAACTCGCCAGAACCTTGTCATCCGCGGCGAAGACGACAACCATTCCGGTGCTCTTGACCGCGTCGATCCGTTGGGCGCTGCCCTTCTCGAGCGAGCGTCCGGCCGAGACCACGAAGAGGCTCTCGCCTGGCGCCGAGAAAGCCGCGCCGGGATTGAGGGCCCTCAAAAGCTTCTCGCTCATGTGAAAGCGCTCTCCCAGCATCTCCTCGGGGCTCGTGTAGGAGAGGCGCTTCATCCTGGCCTGCTTGGCATAGTCGCGCGGTATGGCGTCGGCGAAGTCGTACGCTGCGTCCTTTTCCGAGAGCTTGTACTCGGTCACGACATCGTTGGCGCTGTCGCCACCAAGGCCGAGCCAGGCGAGCTCATCTATCTCATCGCCGCCGCCAAGGTTCGCCTGACGTCGGAACTGCGCAACGGCCTTGCGAAAGTTCTCACCGTCGCCACCGTCGATGACACCTGGCGATATGCTGCGACGACTGAGCAGCACCTGGGCCTTGACGATAAAGGGATCCGGTCCCGCCTCCGACTGGCGCTGCCGGTCGGAGAACGTCACCTGGTTAATCTGATCAGCAGTGAGTGCGAGAACTGAGTTTGTTCTGAGCCCCAGAACCACCGCCAGCATCGCCATGCATAGATTGGCAGTTCTCATAGAAGCCCCCCTTGAGCCAACGATCTCTATCCAGCTGAAACGCGCCTGGACGGGGGAAGCACCGAGCAAGGCTCGCGAAAGCCTCGCCCGGCGGGACCCGTTCAACGCCGGCCGAACAAGGTGCTAAGATCCATTTCCTCGTCCCGATGCTTTCCGCCGAGCTGGGCAGCGAGCCAGGCGGCCGCAGCGCCGAGCAGGAGCACGGCTGCCGTCAGGAAGGCCGTGATGACCGCAGTCTTGCGTGCGCGCTCGGCGGCCTGCTT harbors:
- a CDS encoding L,D-transpeptidase, whose translation is MAMLAVVLGLRTNSVLALTADQINQVTFSDRQRQSEAGPDPFIVKAQVLLSRRSISPGVIDGGDGENFRKAVAQFRRQANLGGGDEIDELAWLGLGGDSANDVVTEYKLSEKDAAYDFADAIPRDYAKQARMKRLSYTSPEEMLGERFHMSEKLLRALNPGAAFSAPGESLFVVSAGRSLEKGSAQRIDAVKSTGMVVVFAADDKVLASYPATIGSENTPSPTGEYTVERVARNPNYTYDPEKNFQQGKNTETLVLPPGPNGPVGTIWIALSKPTYGIHGTPEPSQVSKTTSHGCVRLTNWDAEELADLVKPGVPVRFVD